One window of the Schistocerca gregaria isolate iqSchGreg1 unplaced genomic scaffold, iqSchGreg1.2 ptg000599l, whole genome shotgun sequence genome contains the following:
- the LOC126316762 gene encoding uncharacterized protein LOC126316762, whose product MSSQLPLNDAIFSGYNSAHNTTNSNLNVNYLCETNAPLPIHTHTLNNFFGNADEDKLGPLPPGWEKGISNGRIYFIDHNRRTTTWEDPRRAILYRQLERPGERDQNAGDDRLMRGYQPAFYTTITNSVDGSYVPFIQDDLSTTAITHPARNTQVPPSDDRSVDSNTKSLNKSSRKARPDSKASYLSSSIYPGMLASTTRTSSTSSAKNESNCREESATSTSTHTSHLKQAFDSENNDADSSNTLNALVSTAAGDNSSLSAAKPNTAISASTPLISSPYEFDVTSASCMDCGGTFTVFRRQHRCRCCFRRFCATCCNRTTAVPFHTYEQRVCSYCYRHLSTDQSSLCLKRLTLYLTEPVDPELKSRALKELADYLSVYQGTDISEVKLDELILQGVSQSQAPEWAAYLRLFGIVYGNRLLVDEDEKTAPVVLSLLEFYRQDYNHLPALQTLDSVAVTLGYSEFFVDSQITPLLLESIRSENVQVCYHAASLLHRLLGVIKPSRLSSAINTSVIINACITHATSIVVGANAQLADDAVRMLLKLLLVLKADSNYKQGIEALSNLQLLLSLLQILPDSCNETRTSLAELISSLHPDSVLNAMWKDGVVPFLHVVLGLKRDTGNDTSSSSCYVYLLEILSGILMAASTENFKNGDEMIVMITDTSILSHFASELTSQKPSNFLVLQLLQLISSNEFGRNAMRSENYIPLTVDIILKYLSMSSCRHMVAPAIELLNNLLCLCQDSFIEFAECDGWKIISTSFESGFEIVSVLNLCLSLAMIFPALSTLCEICMPYINQFLTSRDTSVVLNSTALLLKLVVLSQARSLMIRDGLVTTLCTLLSSNAPYLQSDGVSSADVVSIQTNASHILAQLHAKKPMEASVSMDVLKNILGELVDPYGTVSTKIEAISTLLNLCRSSSAEPSQNLRVLCSCESVESLVIVLRHECPELRLLSLRLLFLILTEVEHGLSLFQKNLGELFELLVGVLLSDGEEDTYELASKVITQLLSDTELMKRSSIFLDGNQAQSLLEKCLSPETSESVSRSLLSTVAQCVQNPGLRFVFFGQDSSIIGYFTAQIQRTIVLLDDKGKLLSSASVKHRLRAMGMALDLLLGMVKVDPGIFRTSGCLEAPSNLFPFVRLLALIASESMRGEERPDLFDRLVEFLIEYVSASENWRSMDAKGSVLWNLGGMDLLIIFLESSCVEARVLAARELVSVSREPAFKWSTLMTERNGLGSIYKCLENQRLSVEREGGSGSSGLSNTFEIFECLLEVLIRLCEDPRRFSKVVSENGFTDLLSHLPKVAEWLDVKVQATIEIAFGFTRIIASLLDTKDLELVQSLEICVVPLLSFTSSSVACPDSTPCYQLIRASCGALLALHAVPAYRSLIRSHGGAQLFFDLLVMYNAKMPGAKELTDICVELLEQIFQHSASVVFKVSDKSEIEAVLGYLPHPIVFRILGTIQMPDMDELNVLKSLSVNTIETILNHLIKLLQKETYEASSPNSTSDGSARGQLSTLIEQTLIMFFEGSSEAQMIMLNVAPGVKFRFIYQLADYLGYKSKIWRVKPISEITKLIDVLSTMSASILTMDEPKSEDAPYNSCVPKNDDELILQELRMRLLAWVLEICRHELDYDPGLTSPPYSVSLKELEKDIPNRRKKNDTKYYDDDSSDYSGPSAQTNILCSYVKRLTLDPSSNTNQTSSNQPDLAIFFSNNFHPRLKLHTDLIIILRNLCRQPDTRITVLEYACPIFLDCFSKFTVLLQSLSLSIPSSTSKSSFLNSKSCRALVLQLLAQCLNLLNLVMDFTSPLYETLSANIYRPLLSTVFKTSSLLLSLNAPPDIMLLTIELLDTIARGGRVYSFLLLRSELTSNFLPLLSHSDPFVVSSTLSLLSRLAVYDGSLYTLAPLITKPILDSITQRPDYNLSLKHNYQTLSNKLGYSN is encoded by the exons ATGTCGTCTCAGCTTC CCTTAAATGACGCGATATTTTCTGGCTACAATTCTGCTCACAACACCACCAACAGCAATCTGAACGTTAACTATCTATGCGAAACGAACGCTCCCCTTCCTATACATACACACACCCTCAACAATTTTTTTGGCAACGCAGACGAAGACAAATTGGGTCCTCTTCCGCCTGGATGGGAAAAGGGGATTTCCAATGGCAGGATTTACTTCATCGACCATAACAGGCGTACTACGACTTGGGAAGACCCGCGTAGAGCTATT CTATACAGACAGTTAGAGAGACCTGGTGAACGTGATCAAAATGCAGGGGATGATAGGCTCATGAGGGGCTACCAACCTGCGTTTTATACAACCATCACAAATTCTGTCGATGGCAGTTACGTGCCGTTTATACAAGACGACTTGTCTACTACAGCTATAACACATCCTGCTCGCAATACGCAAGTTCCACCGTCCGATGATCGCAGCGTGGACAGTAACACTAAATCCTTAAACAAAAGCAGCAGAAAAGCTCGACCTGACAGTAAGGCTTCATATCTTTCCAGCAGTATTTACCCAGGGATGCTCGCATCAACGACTAGGACATCAAGCACATCGTCCGCTAAAAACGAATCAAACTGCCGTGAGGAAAGTGCCACAAGCACGAGTACACATACCAGTCACCTGAAGCAGGCTTTTGATTCAGAGAATAACGATGCCGATAGCAGCAATACCCTCAATGCGTTGGTGTCAACTGCTGCAGGCGATAATTCGTCATTGTCCGCAGCCAAACCCAACACGGCGATATCTGCGTCCACCCCCCTTATCTCGTCTCCATATGAATTCGATGTCACGTCAGCTTCATGCATGGATTGCGGAGGCACGTTCACCGTATTCAGGCGCCAGCATAGGTGCCGATGCTGTTTTCGCCGCTTTTGTGCTACGTGTTGCAATCGAACTACAGCTGTGCCATTTCATACATACGAACAGCGCGTGTGTTCCTATTGCTATCGACACCTCTCGACCGATCAAAGTAGCCTCTGTCTGAAGCGCCTCACGCTGTACCTGACTGAGCCGGTGGATCCGGAGTTGAAATCGCGCGCGTTAAAAGAACTGGCAGATTATTTGTCAGTCTATCAAGGGACAGATATTAGTGAGGTGAAGCTAGACGAACTGATTCTTCAGGGAGTCTCTCAGTCGCAGGCGCCCGAGTGGGCAGCCTATTTGCGTTTGTTTGGCATTGTTTATGGGAACAGACTgcttgtcgatgaggatgagaAAACGGCCCCCGTCGTCTTAAGCCTTTTAGAATTCTACAGACAGGACTATAATCATCTTCCCGCATTGCAGACTTTAGACTCTGTAGCCGTCACTCTGGGGTATTCTGAGTTTTTCGTAGACAGTCAGATTACTCCTTTACTGCTTGAAAGCATCCGGTCGGAAAACGTTCAAGTTTGCTATCACGCAGCGTCTTTGTTGCATCGACTGTTGGGAGTTATCAAACCGTCGCGTCTTTCCTCTGCGATCAACACCTCGGTGATTATTAATGCCTGTATCACCCATGCAACGTCTATTGTGGTAGGGGCAAACGCTCAGCTGGCTGACGATGCCGTCCGCATGCTGTTGAAGTTACTGCTAGTGTTGAAGGCGGACTCGAATTACAAGCAAGGAATTGAGGCGTTATCCAATCTCCAACTTCTTTTGTCTCTTCTTCAGATTCTGCCTGATTCCTGCAACGAGACGAGGACCTCTCTGGCAGAACTGATATCCTCTCTTCATCCGGATAGCGTATTGAATGCTATGTGGAAGGACGGAGTTGTACCGTTTTTGCACGTGGTTTTAGGTCTGAAAAGAGATACTGGAAACGACACTTCATCGAGCTCCTGCTACGTTTACCTTTTGGAGATACTGAGCGGGATACTAATGGCTGCGTCGACTGAGAACTTCAAGAACGGCGACGAGATGATTGTCATGATTACAGACACGTCTATTTTATCCCATTTTGCGAGCGAGTTGACTAGTCAGAAGCCGTCCAATTTTTTGGTGCTGCAATTGTTGCAGTTGATATCGTCGAACGAATTTGGCCGAAATGCTATGAGGAGCGAGAATTATATTCCGCTGACGGTCGACATAATCTTGAAGTACCTGTCGATGTCTTCTTGCAGGCATATGGTAGCTCCTGCAATTGAGTTGTTGAATAATTTGCTGTGTCTGTGTCAGGACAGCTTCATAGAGTTCGCGGAATGTGACGGATGGAAAATCATATCAACGTCGTTTGAGAGTGGATTCGAGATAGTTTCTGTGCTCAATCTGTGCTTGAGTTTGGCGATGATATTTCCCGCGTTATCGACATTGTGCGAGATCTGCATGCCTTACATTAATCAGTTTCTGACGTCTCGTGACACCAGCGTTGTTTTGAATTCGACTGCGCTTTTGTTGAAATTGGTGGTGTTGTCTCAAGCTCGAAGCCTTATGATTAGGGACGGACTGGTTACGACGCTGTGCACCTTGCTGTCTTCGAATGCGCCCTACCTACAATCAGATGGCGTTTCTAGCGCAGATGTGGTGTCGATTCAGACGAATGCGTCACACATCCTAGCTCAGCTGCACGCGAAAAAACCCATGGAGGCCTCCGTGTCTatggacgttttgaagaatattcttgGTGAATTGGTCGATCCGTATGGCACCGTTTCTACTAAGATTGAGGCGATTTCGACGTTGCTAAATCTGTGTCGTTCATCGTCTGCCGAACCGAGCCAGAATTTGCGGGTGCTGTGCAGTTGTGAAAGTGTCGAATCTCTGGTGATTGTGCTGCGACATGAGTGTCCAGAGCTGAGGTTACTGTCTTTACGCCTGCTTTTTCTAATTCTGACGGAAGTGGAGCACGGCCTTTCGCTCTTTCAGAAGAACTTGGGCGAGTTGTTTGAATTGTTGGTGGGTGTATTACTGTCGGACGGAGAAGAAGATACATATGAATTGGCATCTAAGGTGATTACTCAGCTTTTGTCCGACACGGAGTTGATGAAGAGGTCATCTATTTTTTTGGATGGAAACCAAGCTCAGAGTCTTTTGGAGAAGTGTTTGAGCCCCGAGACGAGCGAGAGTGTGAGTCGCTCTCTGTTGTCTACGGTTGCTCAGTGCGTCCAGAACCCTGGGCTCCGCTTTGTGTTCTTTGGACAGGATAGCTCGATCATCGGATATTTCACGGCACAGATACAGAGGACGATTGTGTTGTTGGATGACAAGGGGAAGTTGCTATCTTCAGCTTCTGTGAAGCATCGCCTGAGAGCGATGGGCATGGCCTTGGACCTGTTGTTGGGCATGGTAAAAGTGGATCCGGGTATTTTTAGGACGAGTGGCTGTTTAGAGGCGCCCTCGAATTTGTTTCCTTTTGTGCGTTtattggcgttgattgcatcggagTCGATGAGAGGCGAAGAGAGGCCTGATTTGTTTGACAGGTTGGTAGAGTTTTTGATAGAGTATGTTTCGGCTAGCGAGAATTGGAGGTCGATGGATGCGAAGGGGTCCGTGCTGTGGAATTTGGGAGGAATGGATTTGTTGATTATATTTTTAGAGTCTTCTTGCGTAGAGGCGCGCGTGCTTGCGGCGCGCGAGCTGGTTTCCGTGTCGAGAGAACCTGCATTTAAGTGGTCTACCTTGATGACGGAGCGTAATGGGTTGGGCTCTATATACAAGTGCTTGGAGAATCAGCGTTTGTCTGTGGAACGTGAGGGAGGGAGCGGCAGCAGCGGTCTGTCAAACACGTTTGAGATTTTTGAATGTCTGTTGGAAGTGTTGATTCGGTTGTGCGAGGACCCTCGTCGTTTTTCCAAGGTTGTTTCTGAAAACGGCTTTACTGATTTGCTGAGTCATTTACCGAAGGTGGCGGAGTGGTTGGATGTGAAGGTGCAAGCGACTATAGAGATAGCCTTTGGCTTTACTCGAATCATCGCCAGCCTGCTTGACACAAAGGATTTGGAATTGGTTCAGTCCCTCGAAATCTGCGTTGTTCCGTTACTGTCGTTCACTTCTTCGAGCGTTGCTTGTCCGGACAGCACGCCTTGTTACCAACTGATTCGAGCGTCGTGTGGCGCCTTGTTGGCGTTGCACGCAGTTCCTGCGTATCGATCCCTGATTCGAAGTCACGGAGGAGCCCAGTTGTTTTTCGACTTATTGGTTATGTACAACGCGAAGATGCCCGGTGCGAAAGAGTTGACGGATATATGCGTTGAGTTGCTCGAGCAGATTTTCCAACACAGCGCATCGGTGGTGTTTAAGGTGTCCGATAAAAGCGAGATCGAGGCCGTTCTTGGGTACTTGCCTCATCCCATTGTTTTCCGAATTTTAGGCACGATCCAGATGCCGGACATGGACGAGCTGAACGTCTTGAAATCCCTCTCCGTCAACACCATtgaaaccattttgaaccacttgatAAAGCTCTTGCAGAAAGAAACGTATGAGGCGTCAAGCCCCAACTCGACTTCAGACGGAAGCGCTCGTGGTCAGCTCTCTACTTTGATTGAGCAAACTCTGATCATGTTTTTCGAAGGTTCGAGCGAGGCCCAAATGATTATGTTGAATGTAGCGCCTGGTGTCAAATTTCGATTCATCTACCAACTTGCCGACTACTTGGGTTACAAATCGAAAATATGGCGAGTCAAGCCTATTTCAGAAATCACTAAACTTATAGACGTCCTCTCGACTATGAGCGCGTCAATACTGACTATGGACGAGCCCAAATCTGAAGACGCACCGTACAATAGTTGTGTGCCTAAAAATGACGATGAATTGATATTGCAAGAACTCAGAATGAGACtcttggcttgggttttggagatttGCCGTCACGAACTTGACTACGATCCGGGCCTCACCAGTCCCCCGTACTCCGTCTCCTTGAAAGAACTAGAAAAAGACATTCCCAATCGCAGAAAGAAAAATGATACCAAATATTATGATGACGACAGCTCCGATTATAGTGGACCGTCTGCACAGACTAACATTTTATGCTCATATGTCAAACGTCTAACTCTAGACCCTTCTTCCAACACCAACCAAACCTCGTCGAACCAACCAGATCTCGCCATATTTTTCAGCAATAACTTTCATCCACGTTTGAAACTGCACACTGACTTGATCATCATCCTCCGTAACCTCTGCAGACAGCCGGATACTCGCATCACCGTCCTTGAGTACGCCTGTCCAATCTTCCTAGATTGTTTCTCCAAATTCACCGTCCTTCTCCAAAGCCTATCTCTATCTATTCCCTCATCTACTAGCAAGTCCTCCTTTCTCAACTCAAAATCATGCAGAGCCCTGGTACTTCAACTCCTCGCTCAATGCCTAAATCTGTTGAATCTGGTTATGGATTTCACTTCCCCCCTCTATGAAACGCTTTCCGCAAACATATATCGGCCGTTATTATCCACCGTCTTCAAAACGTCATCACTACTCCTATCATTGAACGCTCCTCCGGACATAATGCTCCTGACCATCGAACTCCTCGACACAATCGCTAGAGGCGGCCGAGTTTACAGTTTCCTACTCCTGCGATCCGAATTGACCTCCAACTTCCTTCCTTTGCTCTCGCATTCAGATCCGTTCGTCGTCTCGTCAACACTATCTCTCCTTTCGAGACTCGCCGTGTACGACGGCTCTCTGTATACCCTGGCTCCCCTCATAACCAAACCAATTCTAGACAGCATCACTCAACGTCCTGACTACAATCTAAGCCTCAAGCATAACTATCAAACCCTCTCAAATAAACTGGGCTATTCCAACTGA
- the LOC126316759 gene encoding nuclear protein localization protein 4 homolog, whose translation MEGAKILVRVSSHQGVKKVWIGPGETVQRLKCLISAELGISAETQDLCVVNRGDGPSRMVRLDRMDATLGEMRVLHGDMVYLTSPEVSAMAREQGDSKGVAGGRGGRRVLHPEVVEDEVDRKLRERDGWIPRPKTKSCDHKEDAICSACMPLAPWNVQEHEELKKVNLKHIPFHAWLRKKEYDSPNNPVYLEDPACVIMDSNRASAGKSTLSVVLERQVYRHVDHVEFESSTLIERFIDAWRQTGQQRCGHLFGHYEAEDIVKESLGIRAVVSAIYEPPQTVYKDEVMLLKDPDEAKVEDLAKSLGMTRVGFIWTSLKVNENMEIVAERDESTFILTSKECIRMCTFQNRYPSPCSQSTSGKFGSKFVSVLVTGSREGNAEVNAYQMSNQFARLVRDGVISYSKQSPSLMRVRESAGNAIYPEIRYVAKNEYGYMVQFKADPTFPNEYGIVSVRHSFPIHPSPKFSCFTFPIENRQVYELAPGPLAIQAQLANNAFPACLNDWHFLLYMIKVSPELKDRFVNAVTSQSTLDVDLRRILQTSALAGTLPTNSGAQSPGMNMDVWSPVTPSVARIEEMISQIVQLGFSEEQAKQALTATNHVSVDLALDLLI comes from the exons ATGGAAGGAGCTAAGATA TTGGTTCGCGTTAGTTCGCACCAGGGAGTGAAGAAGGTCTGGATAGGGCCAGGGGAGACGGTGCAGAGGTTGAAGTGTCTG ATTTCGGCGGAGTTGGGGATATCTGCGGAAACGCAGGATCTTTGCGTGGTGAATCGCGGCGATGGGCCGAGTCGGATGGTGAGGTTGGACAGGATGGACGCGACGTTGGGGGAGATGCGCGTTTTGCACGGGGACATGGTGTACTTGACGTCGCCGGAAGTGTCGGCGATGGCGAGAGAGCAGGGGGACAGTAAGGGGGTGGCAGGGGGTCGTGGTGGGAGACGCGTGTTGCACCCGGAGGTCGTGGAGGACGAAGTGGACAGGAAATTGCGGGAGAGGGATGGTTGGATACCTAGGCCAAAGACTAAGTCGTGCGACCACAAGGAGGACGCTATATGTTCCGCGTGCATGCCGCTGGCGCCGTGGAACGTGCAGGAGCACGAGGAGTTGAAGAAGGTTAATTTGAAGCACATTCCCTTTCACGCGTGGCTGAGGAAGAAGGAGTACGACTCGCCGAACAATCCGGTTTATTTGGAAGATCCGGCGTGTGTGATAATGGATTCGAACCGCGCGTCGGCGGGGAAGAGCACGCTGAGCGTGGTGTTGGAGAGACAGGTGTACCGACACGTGGACCACGTGGAATTTGAGTCGTCGACGTTGATAGAGCGATTTATCGACGCGTGGAGACAGACGGGACAGCAGAGGTGCGGCCACCTGTTCGGCCACTACGAGGCGGAGGACATCGTGAAGGAGTCGCTGGGAATTCGAGCGGTGGTGAGCGCGATATACGAGCCGCCGCAGACGGTGTACAAGGACGAGGTCATGTTGCTGAAGGACCCGGACGAAGCGAAGGTGGAAGACTTGGCCAAGTCGCTGGGCATGACGCGCGTGGGGTTTATATGGACGTCGCTGAAGGTCAATGAGAACATGGAGATCGTCGCCGAGAGGGACGAGTCGACGTTTATCCTGACGTCGAAGGAGTGTATACGGATGTGTACGTTCCAAAACCGGTATCCGTCGCCCTGTTCTCAAAGCACGTCCGGGAAGTTCGGGTCGAAGTTCGTGTCGGTGCTGGTGACTGGAAGTCGAGAAGGAAACGCCGAGGTGAACGCGTACCAGATGTCCAACCAATTCGCCAGACTCGTGAGAGATGGCGTGATTTCGTACAGCAAGCAGAGTCCGAGCTTGATGAGAGTCAGAGAAAGCGCCGGAAATGCCATTTATCCAGAAATCCGATACGTCGCGAAAAACGAATACGGATATATGGTACAGTTCAAAGCCGACCCGACGTTTCCCAACGAATACGGAATCGTGTCGGTCAGGCACTCGTTCCCTATTCACCCGTCTCCTAAGTTCAGCTGTTTCACCTTCCCTATAGAAAACAGGCAAGTTTACGAGCTGGCTCCTGGACCACTGGCAATCCAGGCGCAGCTCGCGAACAACGCCTTTCCGGCCTGCCTGAACGACTGGCACTTCCTCCTCTACATGATCAAGGTCAGTCCAGAGCTGAAAGACAGATTCGTCAACGCCGTCACTTCGCAATCGACTCTAGACGTGGACCTCCGACGCATCCTGCAAACATCGGCGCTGGCCGGGACGCTCCCGACCAACTCGGGCGCGCAATCCCCCGGCATGAACATGGACGTCTGGTCGCCTGTCACCCCCTCCGTCGCGCGCATCGAAGAAATGATCAGCCAAATCGTCCAGCTCGGATTCTCCGAGGAACAGGCGAAACAAGCGCTGACGGCCACCAACCACGTCAGCGTCGACCTGGCCCTGGACCTGCTTATCTAG
- the LOC126316761 gene encoding trimethyllysine dioxygenase, mitochondrial-like has protein sequence MYPLLLPRLGHQIKNGTRRLLTTHDTANPDFPQLTSVRIHTIKNSVDVFFNSKKYALDSSWLRDNCPSQYIENPRQKLYPLSVLPNVRVVSARVEDNHLLVTWPDGHESAYPSKWLLQQIHQSDQEIPSPNIELAVVWSGLTWSKYSSFPVRVQYQDLLEDADLAVRTKTLKNLLQNIYTYGFALVEQVPPTPEGTRSVAEAIAPLKKNIRGNDFWEHTVESDQISEEVKHDTMLYTKPYTDEVYLNNPSAVQVFHCLERHGTNGPNYLIDGWLIANEMSQHHADVYEYLNTHPLDFYYMDENHLFHSHVPVIQLNSNDAISAFWYSSYHRLPPHPIHADHRMYYKSIQILEQYLQDEKYRISIELAPGVVCVIFSWRVLVGSMPFTGYRKLTGCHIAFDDYMDRFRFMSRKSK, from the exons ATGTATCCTCTGCTCCTACCGCGTCTCGGGCACCAAATCAAAAACGGCACGAGACGGCTCCTAACCACACACGACACCGCCAACCCCGATTTTCCACAACT AACTTCCGTGCGCATACACACCATAAAGAACTCCGTCGATGTCTTCTTCAACAGCAAAAAATATGCGCTTGACAGTTCTTGGCTAAGAGATAACTGCCCTTCGCAATATATCGAGAACCCGCGCCAGAAACTCTACCCTCTTTCG GTTCTTCCCAACGTTAGAGTGGTCTCTGCAAGGGTCGAAGACAACCATTTACTTGTCACTTGGCCAGACGGACACGAGAGCGCCTATCCGTCCAAGTGGCTGCTCCAGCAAATACACCAGTCGGATCAAGAAATCCCGTCGCCCAACATAGAACTAGCCGTGGTCTGGAGCGGTCTGACTTGGTCCAAATACAGTTCGTTTCCAGTCAGAGTTCAGTACCAAGACTTGCTCGAGGACGCCGATCTGGCTGTCAGGACCAAAACTCTGAAAAACCTGCTTCAAAATATCTACACGTATGGCTTCGCGCTGGTCGAACAAGTACCTCCGACTCCGGAAGGCACTAGAAGCGTGGCCGAAGCCATAGCGCCGCTCAAGAAAAACATTCGCGGTAACGACTTCTGGGAACATACTGTCGAAAGTGACCAAATTAGCGAAGAAGTGAAACATGACACAATGCTCTATACAAAACCGTACACCGACGAAGTTTACCTGAACAACCCATCTGCCGTTCAAGTGTTTCACTGTCTAGAACGGCACGGAACTAACGGCCCGAATTACCTAATCGACGGCTGGCTCATCGCCAACGAAATGTCACAGCATCACGCCGACGTTTACGAATATTTAAACACTCATCCGCTTGACTTCTATTATATGGATGAAAATCATCTATTTCATTCGCACGTGCCCGTCATTCAGCTAAACTCGAACGACGCCATCTCTGCATTTTGGTACAGCAGCTACCATCGTCTCCCACCTCACCCAATTCACGCAGATCATCGCATGTATTACAAATCCATTCAAATATTAGAACAGTACCTTCAAGATGAAAAGTACAGGATCAGCATCGAGCTCGCACCTGGCGTCGTGTGCGTCATCTTCAGTTGGAGAGTCCTGGTCGGATCCATGCCCTTCACCGGCTATCGAAAGCTGACTGGCTGCCACATCGCATTTGATGATTACATGGACAGATTTAGGTTCATGTCGAGAAAGTCAAAATAG
- the LOC126316760 gene encoding uncharacterized protein LOC126316760, with product MTEATGVASTPQSAFRLHIRGLCEEFTFEEVSQRFRQFGRCVSMEVVPEREFGYVQLEDSSPEQVKQAIRAFSNVRWKGHILVASLAKPKYIEMLKERWKRDEEKARKEREVQEVKRQRKMLVEEVSPAERNETDYLSDEFRPSLPENWVKVPIGVGRYLPVMNLGYQFGFGDVTVNPREFFKSIKLLHYHVRDTVVKKLMYRMSRRTIERARKEHRREAMEILKKMRIAIEEKLANEKKNRAEQRYQVMRTMGALRKKKAHAGTRRV from the exons ATGACAGAGGCTACAGGTGTAGCCTCAACGCCGCAGTCTGCATTTCGCCTGCACATTCGAGGGCTTTGCGAGGAATTTACGTTTGAGGAGGTTTCGCAGAG ATTTCGACAATTTGGGAGATGTGTGTCGATGGAGGTGGTTCCGGAGAGAGAGTTTGGATATGTTCAATTGGAAGACTCTTCTCCGGAGCAGGTGAAACAGGCTATTCGCGCGTTTTCAAACGTGCGTTGGAAGGGACATATATTGGTGGCCTCGCTAGCCAAGCCAAAGTACATCGAGATGTTGAAGGAGAGGTGGAAGCGGGATGAAGAAAAGGCTAGAAAGGAGAGAGAAGTTCAGGAGGTCAAACGACAGAGGAAGATGTTGGTGGAGGAGGTTTCGCCCGCGGAGCGAAATGAGACGGATTACTTGTCAGATGAATTTCGCCCGTCTTTGCCTGAAAATTGGGTTAAGGTGCCAATTGGGGTTGGGAGGTACTTGCCGGTGATGAACTTGGGCTATCAGTTTGGATTTGGAGATGTGACAGTGAATCCGAGGGAGTTTTTCAAATCCATTAAGCTATTGCATTATCACGTTCGTGATACCGTGGTGAAAAAGTTGATGTATAGGATGAGCAGGAGGACCATTGAGAGGGCTAGAAAAGAGCACCGAAGAGAGGCAatggaaatattgaaaaaaatgcgCATTGCCATTGAAGAGAAgcttgcaaatgaaaaaaaaaacagagcagaGCAACGATACCAGGTGATGCGGACGATGGGGGCTTTGAGGAAGAAGAAAGCGCATGCAGGAACACGGCGAGTCTAG